A window of Patagioenas fasciata isolate bPatFas1 chromosome 27, bPatFas1.hap1, whole genome shotgun sequence genomic DNA:
ACGGTGCCGTCGGGCTGGTGGCGGGTGAGCAAAGTCCCCGCCGGCTGTGCGGGGACgcaaacccagcagtgccgccTCGCACAGCCGCGGCGCCGGCACCTCCTGCTGCGCGTCCGGCTCCAACCGCTCCGTCCGTCTCCCCGCCAGGTTCTCCACCATGTTCAGCAAGAAGTCCTATGATGGCCCCCCCACGGGCTACGGCCCCTCCACAGCCTATGGCCCCCCCATGGGTGATTATGGCTACGACTACGGTGCCCGCTCGCCCCCGCCGGGTTCCTACTACATGGAGGATGTGCCGCAGCACTTCTACAAGTGGACGTCGCCGCCTGGCGTGGTGAGGATCCTGGAGGCTGTGGTCATCCTGCTCTGCGTTGCCGCCTTCGCCTGCGTGGCCTCCACCCTGGCCTGGGAGTACAGCTACGGGGGAGTTTACGGCAACGGCCTGGGGGTCTACTACGGTTCCAGCTACTACGGTTACGGGAGCAGCTACGGATATGGGAGCTACTACAGCGGGGTCACCAACCCGCGGACGGCCAACGGGTTCATGATGGCCATGGCCGTGCTCTGCTTCTTGGCCCAGCTGGGGCTTTTCGTGACCAGCGTcaccaaatccagcagctcccgcTCCCGGCGCTTCTACCTGGTGGTGATCGTGGTGTGCGCCGTGCTGGCCTTCGTCATGCTCATCGCCTCCATCGTCTACGTCGTGGGGGTCAACCCCCAGGCGCAGATGACCGGTAGTTATTACTACAGCCCCTTGCTGACCATGTGCAACCAGATCTACAGCACCGGCACCTACCTGAACCAGTACCTGTACCACTACTGCATCGTGGACCCCCAGGAGGTGAGGGTGCACCCCAGTTTTGGCCAGACCTCCCCCTTTTGGAGCCAAACCCACAGCACAGACCCCTTGCTCTGCTTCAAATGTGATGCTGCACAAGGGCAGTGCAAGTGGGGGAGTGTTGGTGACCGCGTTGGGATGTGGCCCtggcttttcctttccatttttcatGTTTCTGGTGGTGCTGTTTTGTGGTTGGGAGGGGGAGCAGGGAGTGGTTGCTGGTGATGGATTCCAGTCAGGGAGATCTGGGGCTGCGGGAGGAACCGGCACGAGCCGACTGCGTGTGACAGGGAGTTTCGGGGAGGGGACAAACTGTTGTCCCGACACAGACCCAGCGTCTGGTACTTTGGTCTCCCCGGTCGTAAAAATATTTGAACAAGGCTGGGGCAGGAGCGGGCAGCAAGTGCGGGGATGGGTGTGGGGTCACGGTGCTAGTGGGGTGCCAGCTCTTCCCCAAAACACCCGTGATGATGCTGGCCCAGTTTGGGAGCCCGGCGGGTCAGTGGGGCAGTGAGAAACCCTCCAAAGAAAGTCGGTCAGCCCCGGTTTCGGCTGGGGCTGGCGGGGATCCCGCACGGCACATGGGCTGGGACCGGTGCTGCCGGTTCCCAGCCGGCCGTGCCGCATTCCTGCGCCCTGAGCGGGGGGAGCCGCGGCTGCTCTTGCTCCACGCAAAGGCCGAGCGTGGCCTCATCCGTCCCTGATTTCGGTGCAGCCGCAGGGATCTGGCCCTTGGGAAACCGTCCTGTCTCTATGGGGAAATCAACCCCCGCCCTGTTGCTTGAACCCCAAAAGCTCTGGAGCTTTTGGCTCCAGCCCAGTTCCCTGGGCACAGGGGCACCCTGCTCCTCTCCCCATGCTGTGATGGGGGGTGAAACATCAGGAGCATTTGGGATGAGGGGAGCAATTCCCACTTGTGGGGGGCACCCAGACCCTAGCATGGCTGGGACCAGGGTCTTTGCCTCCCTGTGGGACACCCCACCCTGAGAACCccccctgctccatccctccagGCCGTGGCCATCGTCTGCGGGTTCCTCATCGTCATCCTCCTCTGCCTCATCTGCTTCTTCGCTCACAAGACGCGGAGCAAGATCTGGAAATACGGGAAACAAAACATCTACTGGGACAAGGTGCCGgtggcccaggagggtcccaacgTGGAGGAGTGGGTGAGTCTGGGCTGGGGGGGGGTCTTTCCTGCCACGTTTTGCCGGGTTTGTGCCGCCGCGGTGCCAGATCCCGGTGTGTTTGCTCACCACATCCCCCAGGCGTGGTGTTATCGCCACCGGAGCAACGCTGTGCCCGGCGCTCGCCGCGTCCCTCCCTGTCACCGCATTTAGATGCCGTGGCTTTTCCCAGCTGGTACCATTCCCCAGCACCGTGAGGCTTTGCACAGGGTGCCAGACTGGGAGAACTGGTCTTAACCTCCCTGAAAGACAAACAGGGTGGGATGTGGTGGCCCAGGTGCCCGGAGAACTCAGGCTCTGGGTGCTGCCCCCTTCGCCCGCCCCGTGCCTGGGGACACCGGCTGGGAGGCGCTGCCCCTCggtgctgtttggttttggtgctgGCAATGATTAACTCAGCTCCATGGGGCCGTGCCGCCCCGCTGCTGGGGGCTTTGTTGCAACCAAGCCAGCACAGTTTGGGCTCCGAATGAATCTGGAGTGGTGACACCAGGATGTGTCCCCTCTGGGTGGGGGACACGCTGCAGTTCAGCCCCCTTGGGACATGTCCTGTCCtcgctcagcagcagcaaaggaccAGCGTGTGCGCAGGGGctgcatccctgtccccattcccatcccggTCCATGTGGGACTGGGGCAGCCCGGGGCTGCTCGGTGCTGGGTTCCCCCACTGAAGCACAAACATTCATCACATTTAGCCAAAACTTTCCCTCCAAACCCAGATTTGAGCACAAGCGCTGCTCTCAGGCCCCGGAGCTCAGCTCCGCGCTGCACCCGCGTCCCCACGCTTCCaatatttatcttttcattttgcagaaacacctttgttctggtttatttatttttcattgaaagTCCCTCCCTTGCAAAGCATTTCCTGGCCCGCTGGGGGGGCAGGACCTCACGCACCCGCACTCCCCCTTGCCTGCCCCTTGCGGGGTCCCCGCTCTGCTGGGTGGGGTCACCCACTGGTGACACGTCCTGCTCGGTGGGGACGCAGAGCTGGGGAGGTACCAGGGTGTGAAACTCTCCTGGGACGCCTTGTTCCCTGTTTATGGGCAGGACCGCGATAAAGGGGTGACCTTCGAGCGGGCGCTGCCTCCGTCCCGCCGTGGCGCGGGGATGTGACTGTCCCCACGCTGCTGGCTGTCAACCTGGTGGCCCTGTCAGGCAGAGCAGCCCCCAATTAACGGTGTCTTCATTAGCGGGGGGGGGCAGGAAGCACTGAAGGAAGCGGCGTCGCCAGCCGGAACTCGCAGTTGacgtccccagggccaccatccCGGGCAGGGACCGGCGTCCGGCACAAACAACCCACAAAGGCCaggaaggaagggggggaggGACAAACGGACGCCCCATGTCCTCCTGGAGGAGCCCTGGCCATACTGGGGCAGCAGCGAGGCTCCCAGGGGGGTGTCATCCTGGGGGTGCAGAGCTGGgtgccaggacccccctgggctgtgctggtgtcCTGCTGGGACCCCCCATGGCGGCTCTGCACAGGGTGGCATCATCCCCTGTGACACTGGGGTTCGTGGGCACATCCTGCagtctcccccctccccaaacgctgctctgcctgcccgggGGGTTCCCCCACCTTTTGTGTCCCTCCCACCCTCCATGGCCGTGTGGGACACcccactgcagctctgctgggcttgtccccctcctgtccccatcacTGGGCAGGATTGCTATGGCTGctctggggtgtccctgtccccatgcgaCGGTGACCGGTGTCCCCAGTGCCTGGGGTCGCAGGCTGTGCCCTGCTCGAGGGGGGCACAAGCGTCCCCCCGTCCCGGCACAGGGCTGAGCGCCTCTCCCCACTGCAGGTGAAGAATGTGGCGGACGGGGCCAGCGTGCAGGACGAGACGGCCACGCTCGCCTACTCGGAGAAGCCAACCAGCCCCGTCACCGCTCCACCCTACAGCCCCCCCTCCTACAGCTACCCCCCCCAGAACGGGTACTACACTGCGGGGACCTACAGCAGCCGGGGGTGAGTGTCCCGGGGGGGTGGCAGGGCCCAGAGTGGGGACACCGCTGAGCTGGctgatgtccccacgtcccttgCAGTGATCAACCGGACCGGGGGACCAGCACCAGCCCGGTGGAGGAGAAGATGCGGGagcacccccccaaaccctccaccCGGCGTGGCCGCCGGCGCCGCCGCAACCCCGAGCTGGACGAGTCGCAGTACGAGACCGATTACACCACGGCTGTGGAGTCTGGCGATGAGCGGGACCAGGACCAGTGGGCCAGGTGAGGGGGGACCCCTGGGAGCCCCCACACCCAAACCCTGCGTCCGGGGTCTGACTCTGCCCCTCTGGCACAGCCTCTACCCCCCCATTTCCTCGGACGGCGCCCGCCAGAAGTACAAGCAGGAGTTCGACACGGACCTGAAGCGCTACAAGCAGCTCTGTGCCGAGATGGACGGCGTCAACGACCGCATCAACCAGCTCAGCAAGCAGCTCGACAGCATCCCCGAGGACAGTCCCCAGTACCAGGTCAGGGCTCTCAGGGAGCCATGGGGACACTGCGGGCTCACCGGGACACCCTGGGGAATCGGGGGTGGATGTTGTGGGgtcttggggtgcagtggggtatCAGGATGGATTTTGTTGGGTATTGGGAATGGATGGTATGGTGTCTCAGGGATGGGTGTTGTGAGGCACTGGGGATGCTATGGAGCATTGGGTTTGGATGTTGTGGGGTCTTGGGATGCTGTGGAGCATCAAGGATGGATATTATGGGGTCTCGGGGTGCTGTTGGGGTATCAGTATGGATTTTGTAGGATATTGGGAATGGATGTTATGGCGTCTCGGGGATGGATGTTGTGGGGCATCGGGGATGGATGTTGTGGGGTCTTGGGATGCTATGGAGCATCAGGGATGGATGTtgtggggtcttggggtgctATGGAGCATTGGGGATGGATATGATGGGATCTTGGGGTGCTATGGAGCATTGGGGATGGATATGATGGGAtcttggggtgctgtggggtgtcaGGATGGATTTTGTAGGATATTGGGAATGGATGTTATGGCGTCTCGGGGATGGATGTTGTGGGGCATCGGGGATGGATGTTGTGGGGTCTTGGGATGCTATGGAGCATCAGGGATGGATGTTGTGGGGGTCTTGGGATGCTATGGAGCATTGGGGATGGATATGATGGGATCTCGGGGTGCTGTGGGGTATCAGGATGGATTTTGTAGGATATTGGGAATGGATGTTATGGCGTCTTGGGGATGGGTGTTGTGGGGTCTTGGGATGCTGTGGAGCGTTGGGGATGGATATGATGGGGTCTCGGGGTGCTGTAGGGTATCAGGATGGATTTTGTAGGGTATTGGCAATGGATGTTATGGCCTCTCAAGGGTGGATGCTGTGGAGCATCGGGGATGGATATTGTGGGGTATCAGGATGGATTTTTTAGGATATTGGGAATGGATGTTACGCTGTCTCGGGGATGGATGTTCTGGGACCTTTGGATGCTGCAGAACATTGAGGATGGATGCTGTGGGATTTCAGGATGCTGCAGGACATTGGGGATGGGTTTTGTGGGGTCTTGGGATGCTGCGGGGCATTGGGGATGGAGACTGTGGAGCATCTGGGATGCTGCAGGACATTGGGGATGGACGTTGTGGGATCTCGGGATGCTGCAGGACATCGGGGATGGGTTTTGTGGGATCTCGGGATGCTGCAGGACATCGGGGATGGGtgttggggggtcttgggatgctGCGGGTCACCAAGGACACTGCAGGGCAGCACTTACCCCGTTGTGACCCCCATTCCGTTCCCCGGCAGGACGTGGCAGAGGAGTACAACCGCCTGAAGGACCTGAAGCGGGTGAGTTGGTCTCGGTGACAGCCAAAACGGGGCTGGCTTGGAGCGATGCAGCTGGGGAGGGGACGGAAACCgcacccccccctccccacacCGCTGAGCCGGGCCCTGTGCTGCGTTTCAGAGCCCCGACTACCAAACGAAGAAGCTGGAGACCAAGACCCTGCGCAACAAGCTCTTCCACATCAAGCGGATGGTGAGCGACTATGATAAGGTGCGGGGGTAGCCTGTGCCCCCCATCCATGGCAGGATGAGAAAGGGGGGCTCCGTgctccctccccccaccccttccAAAGACTTTGGTGCATTTTGTGCctttgtttctataaaaataacgAACCCAAGAGTCAAAGCCACCCTGGGATGTCGGTGCCAAGGGGGGGGGCTGGAGGAGCCACCCCCCCATAATATTTGCCCCCCCACTCCCGTGCCTTCCCCTCCCACACACTGGGGGCTGCGGGTCCCCTCCTGCTGCTGTAaataggtttttggggggggtatTTTATAAGGAACTGGCTGAaactgttgttttttggttttttaatgaatAAACTGTATCTATTGATTTTAAACAGGAGCTGGAGTGAAAGGGGGCGTGGGGGGTGTCCTGGTGCCCATCTTGAGGGGgtgccccaaatttccccccccgCTTGGTTCCCCAAAACCAGGTACGAGCTGTGCTGGCTCCCACTCCCCTTCGTGCTCCTGAGCCCGTTCTTCCCCATAAACGGGATTCATTCCCAAGGGACCCCTGTGTTAGAAACATCACCCAGGGCCCCCcggaatccccaggatttcaaaaataCCCCATTTACTTATAGGGCTTAATTTGGGGGGATTATATCTCCCCCCGGTCCCCTGGAAGGGGCTTGAGTGTCGCTGCAGGATAAACCGATCCCCAGCGTTGTAAGAAACATCTTTTTATTGACTTCAGTTAATTTGTTTAGTATCATTGAACAAGGATTATATTTTCAGTGAATCAGTCTAAATGACAAATTCCCCCCTGGGTTCAACCTGCCCCCAAGAAGCAGAGCCCAGAGGCGGGGGGTGTCCCCCATCCCACCCTATGTCCCTTCATCCAGCACggctcagccctggggacaaggaccccACCACCCCGTGGCAGCATCACCCCCTTTCCAGCCCAATTTTGGGCCCCCCAACACCTCTTTTCTGCCCCAAACCTGgcttaaaagaaaacaatgagGCACAGGAACACAGcgagggtggggagggggatgctggcaCCCACCTCCCCGGGTGGGGATGCTGGAGCCAGTCCT
This region includes:
- the OCLN gene encoding occludin is translated as MFSKKSYDGPPTGYGPSTAYGPPMGDYGYDYGARSPPPGSYYMEDVPQHFYKWTSPPGVVRILEAVVILLCVAAFACVASTLAWEYSYGGVYGNGLGVYYGSSYYGYGSSYGYGSYYSGVTNPRTANGFMMAMAVLCFLAQLGLFVTSVTKSSSSRSRRFYLVVIVVCAVLAFVMLIASIVYVVGVNPQAQMTGSYYYSPLLTMCNQIYSTGTYLNQYLYHYCIVDPQEAVAIVCGFLIVILLCLICFFAHKTRSKIWKYGKQNIYWDKVPVAQEGPNVEEWVKNVADGASVQDETATLAYSEKPTSPVTAPPYSPPSYSYPPQNGYYTAGTYSSRGDQPDRGTSTSPVEEKMREHPPKPSTRRGRRRRRNPELDESQYETDYTTAVESGDERDQDQWASLYPPISSDGARQKYKQEFDTDLKRYKQLCAEMDGVNDRINQLSKQLDSIPEDSPQYQDVAEEYNRLKDLKRSPDYQTKKLETKTLRNKLFHIKRMVSDYDKVRG